In Labilibaculum sp. DW002, one DNA window encodes the following:
- a CDS encoding RagB/SusD family nutrient uptake outer membrane protein translates to MNRIYSILFLVTIFLAGCSDEYLDRNSLTALADENFWTTEADAEMALAGCYSNLQSANIYDSDPWAGGTVRWDYMTDDGWVRWGWMQGGAMSRGEHSTTDDLVKYFWQNCYKSIVRCNRVIETVPTLGVEVISETNSKQIIAEAKFLRALVYNLMSMTFENAPLITKLQSVEEAETPVSQKSEIVNFILTDLESCVEDLAMPGDTEWGRATKGAGYALLARINLYNENWTEAASWSQKVIDLGYSLYPNFQDLFQNANEINDEVIFPVRFMRGPDEDGANFAGYWGTALKNYEEVLPNLANEYYCTDGKMIIESDLFNSAVPSKNRDPRFDASIVSKGSVWRGVPFDTYKKTRTGYAQRKYMEEDNSENHFDAEEDFYVFRLGEVLLMRAEALAESGASATEVFALINQLRDRESVQMPHVDQAEVDNHFGGSLVDMVRHERRIETAFEGLRYIDLKRWGILKERAIDYYMANERANNSKLSDRYWLGPQQLIWPIPQSEIDVNSELEQHSVWL, encoded by the coding sequence ATGAACAGAATATATTCAATATTATTTTTAGTAACGATTTTTTTGGCTGGATGCTCGGATGAGTACCTTGATCGAAATTCGTTAACCGCATTGGCGGATGAAAATTTTTGGACTACTGAGGCGGATGCAGAAATGGCATTGGCTGGATGCTACTCAAATTTACAGAGTGCAAATATTTATGATTCGGATCCTTGGGCAGGAGGTACTGTCCGTTGGGATTATATGACAGACGACGGTTGGGTACGTTGGGGCTGGATGCAAGGAGGAGCAATGTCTCGAGGTGAGCATTCTACTACAGATGATTTGGTGAAGTATTTTTGGCAGAATTGTTACAAGTCAATTGTTAGATGCAATCGTGTAATTGAAACAGTACCTACTTTAGGTGTTGAGGTTATTTCTGAAACAAATTCCAAACAGATTATTGCAGAGGCAAAATTTTTAAGAGCCTTGGTTTATAACCTAATGAGCATGACCTTTGAAAATGCACCATTAATTACTAAACTTCAATCTGTTGAAGAGGCGGAAACTCCTGTTTCACAAAAATCTGAAATTGTTAATTTTATATTAACGGATTTGGAATCATGTGTTGAGGATCTGGCAATGCCAGGGGATACTGAATGGGGAAGAGCAACCAAAGGAGCTGGTTATGCACTCCTTGCTAGAATCAATTTGTATAATGAGAATTGGACGGAAGCTGCAAGCTGGTCTCAGAAAGTAATTGATTTGGGTTATTCTTTATATCCTAATTTTCAGGATCTTTTTCAAAATGCTAATGAAATTAACGACGAAGTGATTTTCCCTGTTCGTTTTATGAGAGGTCCTGATGAGGACGGCGCTAATTTTGCGGGTTACTGGGGTACAGCTTTAAAAAATTACGAGGAAGTATTGCCTAATCTTGCAAATGAGTATTACTGTACCGACGGTAAGATGATTATCGAGTCTGATTTGTTTAATTCAGCAGTGCCATCAAAGAATAGAGATCCACGTTTTGATGCCTCGATAGTAAGTAAGGGTTCGGTATGGAGAGGAGTTCCCTTTGATACTTACAAAAAAACCAGAACGGGTTATGCTCAGCGTAAATACATGGAAGAAGATAACAGTGAGAATCACTTTGATGCTGAAGAAGATTTCTATGTGTTTCGTTTGGGAGAGGTTCTTCTGATGAGAGCCGAAGCTCTTGCTGAAAGCGGAGCATCAGCTACTGAGGTATTTGCTTTGATCAATCAGTTACGCGATCGTGAAAGTGTGCAAATGCCACATGTTGATCAAGCTGAAGTAGATAATCACTTTGGTGGAAGCTTAGTTGATATGGTGCGTCATGAACGCAGAATTGAAACAGCTTTTGAAGGACTTCGTTATATTGATTTAAAAAGATGGGGAATTCTTAAAGAGCGTGCCATTGATTATTATATGGCAAATGAAAGAGCTAATAATAGTAAGTTAAGCGATAGATACTGGTTAGGCCCCCAACAACTTATATGGCCAATTCCACAATCAGAAATAGATGTAAATTCTGAATTAGAACAACATTCAGTTTGGCTCTAA